A window from Calditrichota bacterium encodes these proteins:
- a CDS encoding PilZ domain-containing protein: MSATKNLKERRKYPRYYPDQKNQPKVLFFLENGQQFSVDVVNISRGGMLASTPDMDYFLEMNHQKIKIIEIIPPNRKPFRCAGKILRIHPILEARACYCAVEFRKIDAKLAQSTIPPKAPKSRATQEKEKKQWESNIWNRVLEAENYFRTPQAADLQQRVYESFADITDHLSLEDRWWFFELLDEIKRQQPGVPEELKSDFLSLCDLAYQKIRENKKSGKMKVIHRKDE, translated from the coding sequence ATGTCAGCCACAAAAAATTTGAAAGAAAGAAGGAAGTATCCGCGTTACTACCCGGATCAAAAAAATCAGCCCAAGGTGCTGTTTTTTCTGGAAAACGGCCAGCAATTTTCCGTGGACGTGGTCAATATCAGCCGCGGCGGCATGTTGGCTTCCACGCCGGACATGGACTATTTTCTGGAAATGAATCATCAAAAGATTAAAATTATCGAAATCATTCCGCCCAATCGAAAACCGTTCCGCTGCGCCGGCAAAATACTTCGCATTCATCCCATTCTGGAAGCCCGCGCCTGCTATTGCGCCGTGGAATTTCGAAAAATTGACGCAAAATTGGCTCAATCAACGATTCCGCCAAAAGCTCCCAAGTCCAGGGCCACGCAGGAAAAAGAGAAAAAACAATGGGAATCAAACATCTGGAATCGTGTTTTGGAAGCAGAAAATTATTTCCGAACACCACAAGCCGCGGATTTACAGCAGCGAGTCTACGAATCTTTCGCCGACATCACAGACCATCTCTCTCTCGAAGACCGCTGGTGGTTTTTCGAATTACTGGACGAAATAAAAAGGCAGCAGCCGGGAGTGCCTGAAGAATTGAAGAGTGATTTTCTTTCGTTGTGCGATTTAGCATATCAGAAAATAAGAGAAAATAAAAAATCGGGGAAAATGAAAGTTATTCACCGGAAAGATGAATAA
- a CDS encoding M3 family metallopeptidase, which translates to MKEKILIMLLSSLLLFACSKFGGNPFFETWNTPFGTPPFEKIQLKHYMPAFKKGMENQQQEIQAIANNKEAPTFENTLEAMEESGKLLTKVSNVFFNLTSANTSDELQAISKEVSPLLSKHSDDIMLNAKLFQRIKAIYEQRDQLDLTAEQNRLLEKYYEDFVRNGANLSDEDKEKLREINKQLSMLTLQFGENVLKEDNNFELVIDNEEDLSGLPEAVRAAAAEAAKAKGYEGKWLFTLHKPSLIPFLQYSDKRDLREKMFKAYIMRGDNDNEYDNKKILTKIVSLRVKRAHLLGYPTHADYVLEENMAKTPKNVYDLLWKIWKPALNMAKKEAYELQSMIYKEGNNFKLQPWDWWYYSEKVRKAKYDLDEEMLRPYFKLGNVIQGVFDVAHKLYGLTFEERHDISVYHPDVKVFEVKDADGSHLGILYTDYFPRASKRGGAWMNAYRKQQRVGGVEVTPIVCNVFNVSKPTADNPSLLSFEEVSTLFHEFGHALHGLLSDCTYPLLSGTEVPRDFVELPSQIMENWAAEPEVLKSFAKHYKTGEPIPDELIEKIKKSSKFNQGFATVEYLAASFLDMDWHTLTDTTLQNAHEFEKKSMDRIGLIPEIVVRYRSPYFRHIFSGGYSAGYYSYIWAEVLDSDAFQAFKETSLFDKETAAKFRKYILSRGGTEEPMEMYKKFRGREPKIEPLLKKRGLL; encoded by the coding sequence ATGAAAGAAAAAATCTTAATCATGCTTTTAAGCTCTCTGCTGTTATTTGCCTGTTCCAAATTTGGCGGCAATCCATTTTTTGAGACATGGAACACCCCCTTTGGCACACCGCCGTTTGAGAAAATCCAACTGAAACATTACATGCCTGCTTTCAAAAAGGGAATGGAAAATCAGCAGCAGGAGATTCAGGCAATCGCGAACAATAAAGAAGCACCGACGTTCGAGAATACCCTCGAAGCCATGGAAGAGAGCGGCAAGCTTCTGACCAAAGTGAGCAACGTGTTTTTTAATTTGACGTCTGCTAATACCAGCGATGAACTACAAGCGATTTCCAAGGAAGTTTCTCCCCTGCTCTCCAAACACAGCGACGACATCATGCTCAATGCGAAACTATTTCAGCGCATCAAAGCGATTTACGAGCAAAGAGATCAATTGGACCTGACTGCCGAGCAAAATCGCTTACTGGAAAAATATTACGAAGACTTCGTGCGCAACGGCGCTAATCTCTCCGACGAAGACAAAGAAAAACTCAGAGAAATCAACAAGCAACTTTCCATGCTCACCCTGCAATTCGGCGAAAATGTGCTCAAAGAAGACAACAATTTTGAGTTAGTAATTGACAATGAAGAAGACCTCTCCGGATTGCCGGAGGCGGTTCGCGCTGCCGCGGCCGAAGCCGCCAAAGCCAAAGGCTACGAAGGAAAATGGCTGTTCACTTTGCACAAACCGAGTCTGATCCCATTTCTGCAATATTCCGACAAACGGGATTTGCGCGAAAAGATGTTCAAAGCCTATATCATGCGCGGGGACAATGACAACGAATATGATAACAAAAAAATTCTTACCAAGATCGTTTCTCTGCGCGTGAAACGGGCGCATCTGTTAGGCTATCCGACTCATGCGGACTATGTTCTGGAAGAAAACATGGCAAAAACGCCCAAAAATGTTTACGACTTACTCTGGAAAATCTGGAAGCCGGCGCTGAACATGGCGAAAAAAGAAGCCTATGAATTGCAGTCCATGATTTACAAAGAAGGCAATAATTTCAAGCTTCAGCCCTGGGATTGGTGGTATTATTCGGAAAAAGTCCGCAAAGCCAAATACGATTTAGACGAAGAAATGCTGCGTCCCTATTTTAAATTGGGAAATGTGATTCAAGGCGTTTTTGATGTCGCGCATAAATTGTACGGTCTCACTTTCGAAGAACGCCATGATATTTCGGTCTATCATCCTGACGTGAAAGTTTTTGAGGTCAAAGATGCAGATGGCAGCCACCTCGGGATTCTGTACACCGACTATTTTCCGCGCGCCAGTAAGCGCGGCGGCGCCTGGATGAATGCGTACCGCAAACAGCAGCGCGTCGGCGGTGTAGAAGTCACTCCCATCGTCTGTAACGTTTTTAACGTCTCAAAACCCACGGCGGATAACCCATCTTTGCTGAGCTTCGAAGAAGTCAGTACACTATTCCACGAATTCGGCCATGCGTTGCACGGGCTGCTTTCTGACTGCACCTATCCGTTGCTTTCGGGTACGGAAGTACCGCGCGATTTTGTGGAACTACCCTCGCAAATCATGGAAAACTGGGCAGCGGAACCGGAAGTGCTGAAATCTTTCGCCAAACACTACAAAACCGGCGAGCCGATTCCCGACGAGCTCATTGAAAAAATCAAAAAATCGAGTAAATTCAATCAGGGATTTGCCACTGTGGAATATCTGGCGGCATCGTTTCTCGATATGGACTGGCACACTTTGACGGACACCACGCTGCAAAATGCGCACGAATTTGAGAAAAAATCCATGGACAGAATCGGTCTCATTCCGGAAATCGTCGTGCGTTATCGTAGTCCCTATTTCCGCCACATTTTTTCCGGCGGCTATTCCGCTGGCTACTACAGTTACATCTGGGCGGAAGTGCTGGACTCCGACGCATTTCAGGCGTTCAAAGAAACCAGCCTGTTCGACAAAGAAACCGCTGCAAAATTCCGCAAATACATCCTCTCTCGCGGCGGTACTGAAGAGCCCATGGAAATGTACAAAAAATTCCGCGGCAGAGAGCCGAAAATTGAACCGTTGCTGAAAAAACGAGGATTGTTGTAA
- a CDS encoding glycosyltransferase — protein sequence MIFIIVTAIYLIIVLTLIIALFLPDKEQTWKKPFVSVVVAARNEENHIGDLLEDLSKQTYPADSFEVIIVNDGSEDRTGEIIDSFVRKNRHFIHLQAKPDRVTGLTAKKNALNQGIQKSKADIILSTDADCHVKATWIETMVSYFTRDVGMVVGFSQFGRPGGKYSIFEQLQAIDFLALMGAAQGAINLGIPLAASGQNLAYRKQAFLEVGGFEKIKDRISGDDVLLLQLIHRLTNWKIRFADSEASFNRTHPEKTLHSFLNQRKRWASNGSIQLQLNKLFFIFISVMLLLNAIFLIGIPIYALLGLPLFVPLICLLAKIGSEFLMTVSAAFRYQRTDLIKYFPLWAVLQLPYVAISGFLGTFGHFKWKDRTHRQELTSFRIDT from the coding sequence TTGATTTTTATCATCGTGACAGCTATTTATCTCATCATCGTTTTGACGCTCATTATCGCATTATTTCTTCCGGATAAAGAGCAGACATGGAAAAAACCATTTGTCTCTGTTGTGGTAGCTGCTCGGAATGAAGAAAATCATATCGGGGATTTGCTGGAAGATTTGAGCAAACAAACTTACCCCGCTGATTCCTTTGAGGTAATCATTGTCAACGATGGGTCAGAAGATCGGACCGGTGAAATTATTGATTCTTTTGTCCGAAAAAATCGTCATTTCATTCATCTTCAGGCAAAACCAGACCGTGTCACTGGACTAACAGCCAAAAAAAATGCGCTGAATCAGGGAATTCAGAAAAGCAAAGCAGACATCATTTTGAGTACTGACGCCGATTGCCACGTGAAAGCGACCTGGATTGAAACCATGGTTTCCTATTTCACGAGAGATGTGGGGATGGTTGTCGGATTTTCTCAGTTCGGGCGACCTGGCGGAAAATATTCTATTTTCGAACAATTGCAAGCGATTGATTTTTTAGCATTAATGGGCGCTGCCCAGGGGGCGATTAATCTGGGAATTCCGCTGGCAGCTTCGGGACAAAATTTAGCCTATCGCAAGCAGGCCTTCCTCGAAGTCGGCGGATTTGAAAAAATTAAGGACAGAATCTCCGGCGATGACGTGCTTTTGCTGCAACTCATTCACAGACTTACAAATTGGAAAATCAGATTTGCGGATTCGGAAGCATCTTTCAACCGGACGCATCCGGAAAAAACGTTGCACTCTTTTTTGAATCAGCGAAAACGCTGGGCGTCAAACGGTTCGATTCAGTTGCAATTGAACAAACTGTTTTTCATCTTCATTTCCGTCATGCTGTTGCTCAACGCTATTTTTCTCATTGGCATTCCCATTTATGCGTTGCTGGGACTTCCGCTGTTTGTTCCGCTGATTTGTTTATTGGCGAAAATCGGCAGCGAATTTTTGATGACAGTCTCCGCGGCTTTTCGCTATCAAAGAACAGATTTGATAAAATATTTCCCCTTATGGGCAGTATTGCAACTCCCCTACGTTGCCATTAGCGGATTTTTGGGAACTTTTGGCCATTTCAAATGGAAGGACAGAACGCATCGACAGGAGTTAACTTCATTCAGGATTGACACATGA
- a CDS encoding radical SAM protein has protein sequence MKWIATTIKALKHSVKKMPINSSTEIRLTHLCTQRCRQCSVYERTTEPAIMSPENFKILAQRLRDYGAFVGFISGGEATLVPHLDEILLEAKRTFTTATTLVTGLYNKTEVIERIGEVALKNNIHIQTSLDGYGEIGDHLRGVPNFADTVLKHMKLLADMRSESKSLLYANIVLNNLNLEQVPELIKRARDLGWMTTIGLYHTLTATTRENDDMRLRSGERLNKLLDFLENNDDILNLNSFVRGIRPFIEGRPPGVCAFVDSPVLSTRTTIMEDGAVHLCYGPPVGNIFQSPLAEIFSGERYLKQLEIYRQCEGCWTTCYTQRYLATHPRSLKEFRENIHKLKLTRR, from the coding sequence ATGAAATGGATAGCGACGACAATCAAAGCGCTGAAGCATTCAGTTAAGAAAATGCCCATAAATTCGAGCACAGAAATTCGCCTCACGCATTTGTGCACGCAACGCTGCCGCCAGTGCAGCGTTTACGAACGAACAACAGAACCGGCGATCATGAGTCCGGAAAATTTCAAAATTTTAGCGCAGCGGTTGCGCGACTACGGCGCTTTCGTCGGCTTCATCTCTGGCGGAGAAGCGACGCTGGTGCCGCATTTAGATGAAATTTTACTGGAAGCAAAACGCACCTTCACGACCGCGACCACATTGGTGACCGGTCTGTACAACAAAACCGAAGTCATTGAACGCATCGGCGAAGTCGCGTTGAAAAATAACATTCACATCCAGACCTCTCTCGACGGCTACGGAGAAATCGGCGACCACCTGCGCGGCGTGCCCAATTTCGCCGACACCGTACTAAAGCACATGAAATTGCTCGCAGACATGCGCAGCGAATCCAAATCTTTGCTTTACGCCAACATCGTTTTGAATAATCTGAATTTAGAGCAAGTGCCCGAATTGATCAAACGAGCGCGCGATTTAGGCTGGATGACGACAATCGGTTTGTACCACACGCTCACAGCGACCACGCGCGAAAACGACGACATGCGGCTGCGGTCAGGAGAACGATTGAATAAATTACTTGATTTTTTGGAAAATAATGATGATATTCTAAATCTGAATTCTTTCGTGCGCGGCATTCGTCCGTTCATCGAGGGCAGGCCGCCGGGCGTGTGCGCATTTGTGGATTCGCCGGTTCTGTCTACGCGAACGACAATCATGGAAGACGGCGCTGTTCATTTGTGCTACGGCCCGCCAGTCGGGAATATTTTCCAATCACCGCTGGCAGAAATTTTTTCCGGCGAGCGCTATCTGAAACAGCTTGAAATATACCGGCAGTGCGAAGGATGCTGGACCACTTGCTACACGCAGCGCTATTTGGCGACTCATCCGCGCTCGCTGAAGGAGTTCCGAGAAAACATTCACAAATTAAAATTGACCAGAAGATGA
- a CDS encoding CHAT domain-containing protein — MIGKMIKNFFQCLFLCFFVLGPGRGSGTEITHRPAVALQFYQLVSSLENAPVDSSVQRLNRFLQKHPDYAPCYKKIFEFFLIKNDLNGAIDFFNSLSKNERYKINSYRMLGNSWAYLGKLDSARFYFNLYFSRVPAPDVDAIEEFVTQFFRFENSHKLLSQFKTFQLPPSYQKIAEIFIDFHSAKYTYVIEKIKELPSEFANELSLIRAYGKSFFRLKQMNKADSVFTRGLKLAELCQDFEEKAEFLTNFGMVQFYQHNVDTALALLDSAYEISVHFSDYYHQQRTAGNLGYILRIKGDYEKSIKFSQKAASLALSIFREDFAAAWYYNLASAFIQRGRYYDALVNFDKCSNVALQVKRSDIFNRALISKGDLLIYLNLEELAKELLGNFAIDSLKFRDPFYRLSAKVRLSDLTEQTEINQNVEIIYNRFFDSLRKRNQRISAAFWTGKLASKYRENKQLKKSKKLYLQAMKESQEAGYENYEYWYLLDIANIEIASDEIGSALNRLKKIIVFASEKEDNNLLLQAYSHIGQAFFEIGDLDSAIQNFAQSIELIEQEKEHLQVDQLRIGYLSKRYEVYRKLVECYFRKYEQSGKESFIDSTFLILERGRARELYEMKFLTREDKSPENAPQLKHSIEEFSQVQNKLRDQMCGFSPAKSASEMITEFQAARYSLLNSYLHSKTDSSGNAMSGKNFLQSFSKMSSHFNKSGVGILIYYLNKNVSFVLAGSNGNIQAIRLKTSEEKIGAAVEKLMESFHLPFDLSGDQEFPIFDASLAHDLYKQLIAPVERKISLPEQLLIIPDSYLSLLPFELLLTAEPRMKQYRLEDFPDYTPYFLIQKHKICYAPSLAIISEDHKMIPAKPEFSIFSNPCSFLRTEPVPGSFRKKISQYTGWSFSPLPFSDFEAKKISEIYPRARIFRREKATEEQLFRQLADQDILHISTHGFADLKFDIFSGLILAKGENSLNDGILQSYEINQVKVNPRLVVLSACETGRGKNVDGEGVLGLPRMFLGKGAAAVLMTLWKVEDRFTSELMIRFYNNLLHSEKNVTNALADAKLALLKDVRSIDGVYYQHPFFWAPFCLYGEPILQVEKKKTPLLLLGLGALISVLFAAWMGRKTLRKFK, encoded by the coding sequence ATGATTGGAAAAATGATTAAAAATTTTTTCCAATGCTTATTCCTTTGCTTTTTCGTTTTGGGACCGGGAAGAGGCAGCGGGACGGAAATCACGCACCGTCCCGCTGTTGCCTTGCAATTTTATCAACTGGTTTCATCGCTTGAAAATGCCCCTGTGGATTCTTCTGTTCAAAGGCTGAATCGTTTCCTGCAAAAACATCCTGATTATGCGCCTTGTTATAAGAAGATTTTCGAGTTTTTCTTAATAAAAAATGATCTCAATGGCGCGATTGATTTTTTCAATTCACTGAGCAAAAACGAACGCTATAAAATCAACAGCTACCGCATGTTGGGGAATTCCTGGGCTTATCTCGGGAAATTAGATAGCGCGAGATTTTATTTTAATTTGTATTTTTCCCGAGTCCCCGCACCTGATGTCGATGCTATCGAAGAATTTGTCACTCAATTTTTTCGTTTCGAAAATTCTCACAAACTTCTGTCGCAATTTAAAACTTTTCAACTACCGCCGTCGTATCAAAAAATTGCAGAAATTTTTATCGATTTTCATTCTGCAAAATACACTTATGTCATTGAAAAGATCAAAGAATTGCCTTCAGAATTTGCTAATGAACTCTCATTGATTCGTGCTTATGGCAAAAGTTTTTTTCGCCTAAAACAGATGAATAAGGCGGATTCAGTTTTTACGCGCGGTTTAAAATTGGCAGAATTGTGTCAGGATTTTGAAGAAAAGGCGGAATTTTTGACAAACTTTGGTATGGTTCAGTTTTACCAACATAATGTGGATACAGCGCTTGCCTTGCTGGACTCTGCCTATGAAATTTCAGTACATTTCAGCGACTATTATCATCAGCAACGAACAGCAGGGAATTTAGGTTATATTCTTCGCATCAAAGGAGACTATGAAAAGTCGATAAAATTTTCTCAAAAGGCGGCTTCGCTGGCTCTTTCCATTTTTCGTGAAGATTTCGCTGCTGCCTGGTATTATAACCTGGCATCAGCATTTATTCAGCGGGGGCGTTATTACGATGCGCTGGTGAATTTTGACAAATGTTCAAATGTGGCGTTGCAGGTGAAGCGGAGCGATATTTTTAATCGGGCTTTGATTTCCAAAGGCGATTTACTCATTTACTTGAATCTGGAAGAATTGGCAAAAGAACTCCTGGGAAATTTTGCTATCGATTCGCTCAAGTTCAGAGATCCGTTTTACCGGCTATCTGCTAAAGTTCGGTTGTCGGATTTAACAGAACAAACTGAAATTAATCAAAATGTGGAAATAATTTACAACAGATTTTTTGATTCTCTCCGCAAAAGGAATCAACGCATTTCTGCTGCTTTTTGGACCGGAAAATTGGCGAGTAAATATCGCGAAAACAAGCAATTGAAAAAATCCAAGAAGTTGTATTTACAAGCTATGAAGGAATCGCAAGAGGCGGGCTATGAAAATTATGAATACTGGTATCTGCTGGATATTGCAAATATCGAGATTGCTAGCGATGAGATAGGTTCTGCTCTGAATCGATTGAAAAAGATCATTGTTTTTGCCAGTGAAAAAGAGGATAACAATTTGCTTTTACAGGCATATTCTCATATAGGCCAGGCCTTTTTTGAAATTGGAGACCTGGACAGCGCAATTCAAAATTTCGCACAATCCATTGAATTGATTGAGCAGGAAAAAGAACATTTGCAGGTTGACCAGCTTCGCATTGGCTATTTGAGCAAAAGATATGAGGTTTATCGAAAATTAGTCGAGTGCTATTTTCGAAAATACGAACAAAGCGGAAAAGAATCATTCATTGATTCAACGTTTTTAATATTGGAGCGAGGCCGAGCGCGGGAATTGTATGAGATGAAGTTCCTGACAAGAGAAGATAAATCTCCGGAAAACGCCCCGCAGCTCAAACATTCCATCGAAGAATTTTCTCAAGTACAAAATAAATTGCGTGATCAAATGTGCGGATTTTCACCGGCAAAATCGGCCAGTGAAATGATCACCGAATTTCAAGCGGCGCGATATTCTTTGTTGAATAGCTATTTGCACAGCAAAACAGACAGTTCCGGCAATGCAATGTCCGGGAAAAATTTTTTGCAATCTTTTTCAAAAATGTCCTCTCATTTCAACAAATCAGGCGTCGGAATTTTGATTTATTACCTGAATAAAAACGTGAGTTTTGTGCTGGCCGGGTCGAATGGCAACATTCAGGCTATTCGTCTCAAAACAAGTGAGGAGAAAATTGGCGCAGCAGTGGAAAAATTGATGGAGAGTTTCCATCTTCCTTTTGATTTGTCCGGAGATCAGGAATTTCCAATTTTTGACGCTTCCCTTGCCCATGATTTGTACAAACAATTGATTGCGCCAGTTGAAAGGAAAATATCGCTCCCTGAGCAATTACTCATTATTCCGGATTCTTATTTGTCCCTTTTGCCTTTTGAACTTCTGCTGACAGCAGAGCCTCGGATGAAACAATACCGGCTGGAGGATTTTCCCGATTACACGCCTTATTTTTTAATTCAAAAACACAAAATTTGTTACGCGCCCTCGCTGGCAATTATCAGCGAGGATCATAAAATGATTCCGGCGAAACCTGAATTTTCCATTTTTTCCAATCCATGTTCATTTTTGCGAACCGAGCCGGTGCCAGGTTCCTTTCGTAAAAAGATTTCACAATATACGGGCTGGAGTTTTTCACCGTTGCCGTTTTCCGATTTTGAAGCCAAAAAAATCAGCGAAATCTATCCGCGCGCCCGAATTTTTCGGCGCGAGAAAGCAACAGAGGAGCAGCTTTTCCGCCAATTGGCTGATCAAGACATACTTCACATTTCCACGCACGGATTTGCTGATTTGAAGTTTGATATTTTTTCCGGACTGATTCTGGCAAAAGGGGAAAATTCCTTAAATGATGGCATTCTGCAAAGCTATGAAATAAATCAGGTCAAAGTCAATCCCAGACTGGTCGTGCTCAGCGCTTGCGAGACCGGCAGGGGAAAAAATGTGGATGGCGAGGGCGTTTTAGGCTTGCCGAGAATGTTTCTGGGAAAAGGAGCAGCGGCAGTTTTGATGACGCTCTGGAAAGTGGAAGATCGATTCACTTCCGAATTGATGATTCGTTTTTACAATAATCTGCTCCATTCGGAAAAAAATGTAACCAATGCGCTGGCAGATGCAAAATTAGCATTGTTGAAAGATGTCAGAAGTATCGACGGTGTTTATTACCAGCATCCGTTTTTCTGGGCGCCATTCTGTCTTTACGGCGAACCCATTCTACAGGTGGAAAAGAAAAAAACTCCGCTTCTTTTATTGGGATTGGGCGCGTTAATTTCTGTTTTATTTGCAGCTTGGATGGGAAGAAAAACCTTGCGCAAGTTCAAATGA
- a CDS encoding response regulator transcription factor produces MAKILIIEDDKNIRMALTDDLEFEGYEVEQTADGKNGLSRAQKEKFDLIILDIMLPEMNGFDVCRELRKTDTFTPILMLTAKSEEIDKILGLELGADDYVTKPFSPRELLARVKALLRRSKNTEREIACFYFGDIELDFKKYSAKKGGESIYFTALEFSLLHFLVKHKNEVITRDQLLDAIWGSDVYVTQRTVDTHIANLRKKIENDPAKPKYIVGVRGVGYMLAVEQ; encoded by the coding sequence ATGGCAAAAATTCTCATCATCGAAGACGACAAAAATATCCGCATGGCGCTGACTGATGACCTGGAATTTGAGGGATACGAGGTTGAGCAAACTGCTGACGGTAAGAATGGTCTGAGTCGAGCGCAAAAGGAAAAATTTGATCTAATCATTCTCGACATTATGCTTCCCGAAATGAATGGTTTTGATGTCTGTCGCGAATTGAGAAAAACAGACACCTTTACCCCTATTTTAATGTTAACTGCAAAAAGCGAGGAAATCGACAAAATTTTGGGTCTGGAGCTTGGTGCCGATGACTATGTTACCAAACCGTTTAGTCCGCGTGAATTACTGGCTCGAGTCAAGGCATTGTTACGCCGTAGCAAAAATACTGAACGCGAAATCGCATGTTTTTATTTTGGCGATATTGAACTGGATTTTAAAAAATACAGCGCTAAAAAAGGTGGCGAGTCAATTTACTTTACCGCTTTGGAATTTTCTTTACTCCACTTCCTGGTTAAACATAAAAACGAAGTGATAACGCGCGACCAACTGTTGGATGCGATCTGGGGCAGTGATGTTTACGTGACCCAACGAACAGTTGATACGCACATTGCTAACTTGCGCAAGAAAATAGAAAATGATCCGGCAAAACCAAAATACATCGTAGGCGTGCGAGGTGTGGGGTATATGCTTGCTGTTGAACAATAG
- a CDS encoding tetratricopeptide repeat protein, with translation MINFEPQTESHNQKSNIKKSMKNLSLQLKSLLFCLLTIFIFSHGVRSQGVIFQAGLYAEEVEGDLNKALYYYQQIVLLYPENRFLAANALLHIGLCYEKLGEEKASQSYQRIVTDYADQLEIAAIARKKLLSLKKPPATNKLVKYYFERLTLDPMTAVSFDGKFFAFTDWTTGNLKIRNLKNRAEEKITNIDWSKTHKFAYHPVWSRDSKHIAYSQYRAINFIELHIVTTFNKKNIVVYSNPKFMIFPHDWTPDGKKILCEIFNNLYSSNPEHYLALISTDGNLEKITQLGSQTRGLKFSPDGKFVAYDLLKWNQRHIFIYNFKDKQEVKITKGKSGYVGFESPIWGPDGKLLLYRSQGRGIPDLWATPIKNGKPFGDSYIVLSDLVGSLLSMKGLGKNHITSSSLNITSNKKENVNFEEEFNSSNLDDAWTVSGWEKTNVYDYQSFGRYSLSDNPGYLRYYLDPAMVPGNAINYMPSFTEWWFWYYPALEISRPIYGRQWVLEARATYSMVDGVNSRVFLFKILFADTKVFDATLSITRG, from the coding sequence ATGATAAATTTTGAGCCACAAACGGAAAGCCACAATCAAAAATCTAACATAAAAAAATCAATGAAAAATCTATCCCTACAATTAAAATCTTTACTCTTTTGCCTATTAACAATTTTCATTTTTTCCCATGGAGTTCGATCTCAGGGAGTGATTTTTCAAGCTGGCTTATATGCAGAAGAAGTAGAAGGTGATTTGAACAAAGCCCTGTACTATTACCAGCAGATTGTCCTGCTCTATCCGGAAAATCGCTTTTTGGCAGCAAATGCATTGCTTCATATTGGCTTGTGTTATGAAAAATTAGGGGAGGAAAAAGCATCTCAATCTTACCAGAGAATTGTAACGGACTATGCAGATCAACTCGAAATTGCTGCCATAGCGAGAAAGAAACTATTGAGCTTAAAAAAGCCACCAGCAACAAATAAGTTGGTAAAGTACTATTTTGAACGCTTGACTCTTGATCCAATGACTGCGGTCTCTTTCGATGGAAAATTCTTTGCTTTCACAGACTGGACAACTGGAAATTTAAAGATTAGAAATTTGAAAAATAGGGCTGAAGAAAAAATAACCAACATTGATTGGTCAAAAACACATAAATTTGCTTATCATCCTGTCTGGAGCAGGGATAGTAAACATATTGCATACAGCCAGTATCGCGCAATTAATTTTATTGAATTACATATAGTGACAACATTTAATAAAAAAAATATAGTGGTATATTCAAATCCTAAATTCATGATTTTCCCCCATGATTGGACGCCGGATGGTAAAAAAATTCTATGCGAAATTTTTAACAACTTATATTCATCTAACCCAGAACACTATTTAGCCCTAATTTCAACTGATGGCAATTTGGAGAAAATAACCCAATTAGGTTCCCAAACGCGTGGGCTAAAATTTTCTCCTGATGGCAAATTTGTAGCTTATGATTTATTAAAGTGGAATCAAAGGCACATTTTTATTTATAATTTTAAAGATAAACAAGAAGTAAAGATAACAAAAGGGAAGTCAGGTTACGTTGGTTTTGAAAGCCCAATATGGGGACCCGATGGAAAATTATTATTATATCGCAGTCAAGGTCGCGGCATCCCGGATCTTTGGGCAACACCAATAAAAAATGGCAAACCCTTTGGCGATTCTTACATTGTACTTTCTGATCTTGTTGGCTCATTATTGTCCATGAAAGGGCTGGGGAAAAACCACATTACAAGCTCAAGTCTTAACATAACATCGAATAAAAAAGAAAATGTCAATTTCGAAGAAGAATTTAATTCGTCGAATTTGGATGATGCCTGGACAGTTTCAGGGTGGGAAAAAACAAATGTTTATGATTATCAGTCTTTTGGCAGATATTCACTATCTGATAATCCGGGTTATCTCCGATATTATTTAGATCCTGCCATGGTCCCGGGAAACGCTATCAATTATATGCCAAGTTTTACAGAGTGGTGGTTTTGGTATTACCCCGCACTCGAAATTAGCCGTCCAATTTATGGCAGACAGTGGGTACTTGAAGCACGTGCCACATATTCGATGGTTGATGGTGTAAATTCTCGGGTTTTTCTGTTTAAAATATTATTTGCCGATACTAAAGTCTTTGATGCTACTCTTTCAATTACAAGAGGGAA